In Lycium ferocissimum isolate CSIRO_LF1 chromosome 11, AGI_CSIRO_Lferr_CH_V1, whole genome shotgun sequence, a single genomic region encodes these proteins:
- the LOC132036951 gene encoding rhomboid-like protein 14, mitochondrial isoform X2, with product MLSLLWKGIQLETSMGSAEFTSMVATLVSMSQGVTLLLAKSLLIFFDYERPYYNEYSLGFSGVLFAMKVVANAQSDEYTSVHGLMVPTRYAAWAELILIQMFVPGVSFLGHLGGILAGLLYLRLKASFSGPSPLTQLMRGFRHALNWPLRLVKSLLRTRPRITGRGTTGGRNARDTLQRWRCQACTFDNSGRLNICEMCGTGHADDGPSSPVPTSDIHDLSLEELRRRRIQRFG from the coding sequence ATGCTTTCACTTTTGTGGAAGGGTATTCAGTTGGAGACATCTATGGGTAGTGCAGAGTTCACATCAATGGTTGCAACCTTAGTTTCTATGTCCCAAGGTGTCACACTGTTGCTTGCAAAATCACTTCTGATCTTCTTTGATTACGAGAGACCCTACTACAATGAATACTCGCTTGGGTTTTCTGGTGTCCTCTTTGCCATGAAAGTTGTGGCCAATGCACAATCAGATGAGTATACATCTGTACATGGACTTATGGTTCCAACTCGTTATGCTGCCTGGGCGGAACTTATTCTCATACAAATGTTTGTCCCTGGTGTCTCATTTCTTGGTCACCTTGGGGGAATACTAGCTGGCCTGCTGTATTTGCGATTAAAAGCATCATTTTCAGGTCCGAGTCCACTTACACAGTTGATGAGAGGGTTTAGGCATGCACTGAACTGGCCTTTAAGATTAGTGAAGAGCTTACTGCGTACCCGACCAAGAATTACTGGGAGAGGAACCACTGGTGGAAGGAATGCACGAGATACACTTCAAAGGTGGAGATGTCAGGCGTGTACGTTTGATAATTCAGGTAGGTTAAACATTTGTGAAATGTGTGGCACAGGTCATGCTGATGATGGACCATCGTCCCCTGTTCCAACAAGTGATATACATGATCTATCTTTGGAAGAATTACGGCGTAGGAGGATTCAACGATTTGGTTGA
- the LOC132036954 gene encoding pyruvate dehydrogenase E1 component subunit alpha-3, chloroplastic: MAMSFSATKVLQPLPLNSTRSADKPLLGLKGSCSFLGSSISLKKDLLPPQSQRRSNAIVAVSDVVKEKKSKSTSNISNLLITKEEGLILYEDMVLGRAFEDMCAQMYYRGKMFGFVHLYNGQEAVSTGFIKLLKKEDSVVSTYRDHVHALSKGVPARQVMSELFGKTTGCCRGQGGSMHMFSKEHNVLGGFAFIGEGIPIATGAAFSSKYRREVLKEADCDHVTVAFFGDGTCNNGQFYECLNMAALWKLPIIFVVENNLWAIGMSHLRSTSDPEIWKKGPAFGMPGVHVDGMDVLKVREVAQEAVGRARRGEGPTLVECETYRFRGHSLADPDELRDPAEKNHYATRDPITALKKYMFENNLVNEAELKAIDKKIDELVEESVEFADASPVPARNQLLENVFADPRGFGIGPDGRYRCEDPKFTEGTAQV, translated from the exons ATGGCTATGTCTTTCTCTGCAACGAAAGTTTTGCAACCTTTGCCCCTTAATTCCACTAGATCTGCTGATAAGCCCCTTTTGGGTCTTAAGGGAAGCTGTTCTTTTCTTGGATCATCGATTTCTCTTAAGAAGGATTTGTTGCCTCCTCAATCCCAACGAAGATCCAATGCAATTGTTGCTGTTTCTGATGTTGTTAAGGAAAAGAAATCCAAGTCTACGTCCAATATCTCCAATTTG TTGATTACTAAGGAGGAAGGATTGATACTGTACGAGGACATGGTGTTGGGAAGAGCTTTTGAGGACATGTGCGCCCAAATGTATTACAGGGGCAAAATGTTTGGTTTTGTGCATTTGTACAACGGGCAAGAAGCTGTCTCAACTGGTTTCATTAAGCTTTTGAAGAAGGAAGACTCTGTAGTTAGCACTTATCGTGATCATGTCCATGCATTGAGCAAAGGTGTTCCAGCTCGTCAAGTGATGAGTGAGCTATTTGGGAAGACTACGGGGTGTTGTAGAGGCCAGGGTGGATCGATGCACATGTTCTCCAAAGAGCACAACGTTCTTGGTGGTTTCGCTTTTATTGGTGAGGGAATCCCAATAGCTACAGGTGCTGCATTTAGTAGCAAGTACAGAAGAGAGGTCTTGAAGGAGGCTGATTGTGATCATGTCACAGTGGCCTTCTTTGGTGATGGAACTTGCAACAATGGCCAATTCTACGAGTGCTTGAACATGGCCGCATTGTGGAAATTGCCCATTATCTTTGTTGTTGAGAACAATCTGTGGGCAATTGGGATGTCCCACTTGAGATCTACTTCTGATCCtgaaatttggaagaaaggtcCTGCCTTTGGGATGCCTGGGGTTCATGTTGATGGAATGGATGTGTTGAAGGTGAGGGAGGTAGCACAAGAGGCTGTTGGCAGAGCTAGGAGAGGGGAAGGTCCCACTTTGGTTGAATGTGAGACTTACCGGTTCAGAGGACACTCTTTGGCTGATCCAGATGAGCTTCGTGACCCTG CTGAGAAGAATCACTATGCCACAAGAGATCCTATCACTGCCTTGAAGAAGTATATGTTTGAGAACAACCTGGTCAATGAAGCAGAGTTAAAGGCCATAGATAAAAAGATCGATGAATTGGTTGAAGAGTCTGTGGAGTTCGCAGATGCAAGCCCTGTTCCAGCTCGTAACCAGTTGCTAGAGAATGTGTTTGCTGATCCTAGGGGCTTCGGAATTGGGCCTGATGGAAGGTACAGATGTGAGGATCCTAAGTTCACTGAAGGCACAGCTCAGGTCTAG
- the LOC132036951 gene encoding rhomboid-like protein 14, mitochondrial isoform X1: MLCKLVHQDLYKRKKFDFTRFHLAVLIASFTNLTKFQINKGMERGSGKWGSISRGMIPLLALHTVSEYSRLDRKPPITASLLAANTLIYLRPKFLNHLLPTTDQVWFNPHLIFKYKDLKRFFLSPFFHINESHLVYNMLSLLWKGIQLETSMGSAEFTSMVATLVSMSQGVTLLLAKSLLIFFDYERPYYNEYSLGFSGVLFAMKVVANAQSDEYTSVHGLMVPTRYAAWAELILIQMFVPGVSFLGHLGGILAGLLYLRLKASFSGPSPLTQLMRGFRHALNWPLRLVKSLLRTRPRITGRGTTGGRNARDTLQRWRCQACTFDNSGRLNICEMCGTGHADDGPSSPVPTSDIHDLSLEELRRRRIQRFG, from the exons ATGCTCTGTAAACTTGTTCACCAAGATTTGTACAAACGAAAAAAGTTCGATTTCACACGATTTCACCTTGCAGTATTAATCGCAAGCTTCACAAATTTGaccaaattccaaattaataagGGTATGGAAAGAGGAAGTGGAAAATGGGGATCAATATCTCGTGGTATGATTCCTCTGCTTGCTCTTCATACAGTTAGCGAGTATTCCAGATTAGATAGGAAACCCCCTATTACTGCTTCACTTCTTGCTGCTAATACACTCATTTACTTGAGGCCCAAATTTCTTAATCATCTTCTCCCAACCACTGATCAAGTCTGGTTTAATCCTCACCTTATCTTTAAG TACAAGGACCTCAAGCGATTCTTCCTGTCACCATTCTTCCACATAAATGAATCTCACCTGGTGTACAATATGCTTTCACTTTTGTGGAAGGGTATTCAGTTGGAGACATCTATGGGTAGTGCAGAGTTCACATCAATGGTTGCAACCTTAGTTTCTATGTCCCAAGGTGTCACACTGTTGCTTGCAAAATCACTTCTGATCTTCTTTGATTACGAGAGACCCTACTACAATGAATACTCGCTTGGGTTTTCTGGTGTCCTCTTTGCCATGAAAGTTGTGGCCAATGCACAATCAGATGAGTATACATCTGTACATGGACTTATGGTTCCAACTCGTTATGCTGCCTGGGCGGAACTTATTCTCATACAAATGTTTGTCCCTGGTGTCTCATTTCTTGGTCACCTTGGGGGAATACTAGCTGGCCTGCTGTATTTGCGATTAAAAGCATCATTTTCAGGTCCGAGTCCACTTACACAGTTGATGAGAGGGTTTAGGCATGCACTGAACTGGCCTTTAAGATTAGTGAAGAGCTTACTGCGTACCCGACCAAGAATTACTGGGAGAGGAACCACTGGTGGAAGGAATGCACGAGATACACTTCAAAGGTGGAGATGTCAGGCGTGTACGTTTGATAATTCAGGTAGGTTAAACATTTGTGAAATGTGTGGCACAGGTCATGCTGATGATGGACCATCGTCCCCTGTTCCAACAAGTGATATACATGATCTATCTTTGGAAGAATTACGGCGTAGGAGGATTCAACGATTTGGTTGA